CTGAGTCCCCATCGGCGTTGTTCAAGTGACTCACTTCATTGTGAGTTTACAGCTGAGTATCGATCATGTCTGGGCGTGTCTGTGATCAGGAGTCAGGCCAACCAGCCGATCACAGAGCTCATCGACCAGCTCCACCGCTGCCTTCACAACACCCAAGTAAATTAGTAATTCACATTACTCCTTCAGGGAGCCCATGTGCCCTCCATAACGTTAAGTATAAATTTGAGCTACTTGTACTTTATTTCCATTTgctgctactttatacttctagCTGCAGCACTCAACTACAATTCAGAGgcaaattgtactttttactacatttatttgataataaaCTAAATTCTTATTATTATAGGGTAAGATAAGGCTTAATAAGGCTTAAACCTAAAAGTCAGTAAAATTAGCTCCAACATTACCAgcagcaacattaaagtgatgaacacatgacTACATCTATTACAAATATATGCATCATATAATCTGATATCATATAATCCGATAATATGAAATACATGTTTCTGCAATAGGCCACTGCATGATAAGTacttttttgtacattaaaTAAAGTTAGATTCTAATATACCTTTGTATTTTTAATCAAGTAAAATTTGACTCTTTATTATTACAGTTGTTGATGATATGAATACATactttaataaatgtgtgtttaatccATGTATCGCAAACTCACTggtacagacaaaacaacaatttgaggtatttttactttatttccaTTTGCTGATACTTTATACTTCTAGCTGCAGCACTCAACTAcaattcagaggcaaatattgtacttttagGCAGGTAGTAAAGCAATAAACAGAAATTCCCCTCAATCCCAAAAGGACAAGTTGTCATGATGCACGCAAATGCACACAATTCTGCACAAAAACAATTCATGTTACTGaccataaaaataaataaaaaataattcatttcatacttttcacacacaaacacctaaaaacaatatatacaacTGTTCATAAGTGCATTTAGATATCCACAGTGTTTAAAtatgcacatactgtatctgtgtACAACACAATGATACAGGACTGCATGCTACAATTAGTCTTGCACAGTTTGAGTGTTCTTGtaacatcatcatcttcatgtGGCTCAGGGAGACACATAAAGCTTCTTACTTTAATACACTATAATACTTGTCTTGTGGGTGAGCATTCTTCAGACGCTTCAGTAGATATTCTTcctgcaaaaagaaaatcattcatttagacaggagcagagaaaagacattaaaatagTCAAGATCAAAGGAGGAAGTCACATTTGTCTGTTGATTTCATTCATCGTGATTTTATTCAGGAGGGAATTTCTAGTCCTGATACTCACAGTCACAAAATTTGTGGTCTCTGGGATGAacttatactgtatgtgctctgAGATTTGGCTGGCGGGGGCGAGCacatggaggtggaggtgatcAACTGAGGTGTAGGGAGGTTGGTGGAACCCcaggctgcagaggaaaatACATCAGTGCTGTGATCAGTACAAAGACAGGTAAGTCTAAGGACAGTTTTATAGTTGCTGGACTATTTTTTGGCTATGagtggttgccaggcaaccattggagactccaggaagttgcTGCACCTTGCAGAGACACAAGACAAATAACCCATAAAACTACAATTTTACACTTCGTATGAATTGAATGAGATGTAATGTAACTTTGGACAGAACCTGGCAAGCTGCCTCCTCCTATTTCtactctttgtgctaagctaagctaactggctcctctctgtagcttcatatttaacgtACAGACATGATGAGAGTGGTATCCTTCTTCTCATCATCTGACTCTCTCCCAGAAAACTCAAAggcatgtttcccaaaatgtcaaactattcctttaaacctACTGTTTTGTTGAAGGtcaagaagcacacacacacactcacacacacacacacacacacacacacacacacacgctaccTGTCTTCATCTACCTTATGTCCTTATTGTCAGTGATCCCTTGGTCACGTAGCACAGCTTTCCCCATTTCAGCCATCCGTTTAACTGTTGGAGACACGACTCAGTTATTTCTCTGTAAAGACCCGACAACATTGAAATAAACACTGTTCACTTACGGGTAGCATGGGTTTAAATATCACCTGATTAAACTGAAGCAGATGAAGAAGGAAGACTAATAGTGGTGtttgcagtacttttaccaACAGTAGATGGTACTGATCCAGTGTAACTAACCAAGGCCGATGTGTCCCCGGTGCAGTGAGAGGCAGCTGTGTATGTGCTCCATGGGTACCACCAGGTAAtggtgaggagcagcagggtaAATGTCTCTGAAACACACCAGCTCATTGTTCTGTTGGAggggatgaaacacacacacacacacatacatttacatgtagATCTGTGAATTGGTGGTCATTGTTATTGATCTGTATCAGGTGAGTGTGTTTGGAAGTGGTGTGTATATTGTTACTGTTCATGCTGATGGACCTTGAGAGTGTGTATAATCACATAGAGCACACCATGATTTGTACTGCAACCGAGAACAAGTTATGTTCTCAACTTTATCATGATCTTCTATTTGAAAATGTTGGTTTGATTACTTCTTTgtcaaagtaaataaaatatagaacatAACAATGTGTGTAAGGGTGATACAGGAGCATTATCCAGCTTATTGCACAGCTtcgtactaaagaaatcaatcatttgacacaaaatattaATCTAAACATAATTTTGTCAGAAttgtatccatggcaacagtctattaaatggaaataaagGACAGCACAATTCtgtaactgaccaatcagaatcgagtatttACATGTGTTCAAAAGTTTGTATTCAATATATGAATCTTTTTAGCCCATGAAAACTAAACCCGAAACACTTGAGCCGCATTCACTTCTGATGAAGAACTAATTCaattgtgtttctcttttctaaTAGGAAGTCAAATAAGACTAGCTAGATTCCTCCCCCTAACCGGTTGACCTTTATTTAAAAGTATCTCTTACCTTTTTAATGACCTCCGTTTCTTTGTCCAGATCGTTGGCTatcaaacagaaaatacagttttcaaCCATCTTGCTACTCGAGTCTGAGCTATTCCCCTGCATGTTTCCCATTTGTTCATCTTGTGTTATTTTCTCTTCCTGAAATCGCCGGCCGCAAATATGCTGAAGATCGTCTATGTTAAGAGGATGGATCACTCTATAGTTTTCTAAAAACTTTTCCTCCAAATCCCAGATAATCCGCGCTATGCATCTCTACCTGTAGATGCATTCGCCTGAAAACTCATTGAGGTTATAAtttaatgacagaaaatgaacattAAACTACGCAGAGAAACACCATGTTCTCCTCTTGCGGATAGTTTAATGTATTTGTGGTAAATGACTATTAACGTGCTGTATATGTGCCTGAAAACAGAGGCTGAGTGAGACCTCTTTGTTCGTCTTCTTTGCAGATAGTCGGTTTAATTACTTCCTGTAATTTTTATTTAGATTGGTTTATTTGGACATGCGAGTCAACTCTAGTCCACCGAGTGATTCATCTGCGCAATCAGTGATCTTTGAGAGGATGATGACATCCCCTTTTTACATCCATGGTCTCACTGTAACCTGATGGCAGTGAATTAGCCCTTTGTTAGCTGCCCTACAATAATAGGACACCTTTTTATCTACTTTATTCTTCCAGTTATctatttatatctattttttaatcctgAAACAGCAGTGAAGGCAAAAGGGaaaagcaagaatttcattgaGTGGTGAAACTTTTCATCTGAACATATGGCAAAAAAatttattgaattgaattgataaACAACATGAGCCATTAtcacatatgtatgtatttaacatttatttaggTTTAAATGTGGTTGCCATAACAACACAATAAATAGATCCTTAGTGATATCAGAGAACACAGCAGTTTTGGATTCACAAGAAATAATACTTGGGGAGCATTCACAGTTACAACACTGAACAGCTAAAGACGACAAAGCTCATTTTCACATGAAGCGATAACTGGCATTAGTGGATAATATGGCGGGTTATCATAACAGTGGTGTCGGACGATTGCGGTATTGCATATTCATGCAATGTTGGATACGCAGGATATAACTTTTCCATGTTAGTAGATCTGAATTTGTAGTTAGTGGCATACCAGAGTGCAAAAACAGACTATCCCTTTTTCCACCCATTGTGAAGTGACGCACAGGCTAACCTGTGGTTGGACAGGAAGCATCCCTCCTGCAGTGGTAATCAAACATTCAGTaacaattttacattaaaaaaaaaaagcttaattaCCAAGGGCAACAACACAGCACGAACCGTCGATCAATCCTGTGGTGCAAAGTGCCGACATGTTAAACTTCTACTGGCTGTGACTGTGAACAACAGTGACCACAAATGAAAATCAGAGATATAAAATTAGGCAGTGTGCGATATGAATTCAATACTGATGGTCAAAACAGTCATTTCTAGTGCTTGCTGGGCCtaatcagaaacagaaatatttaacacaacatttctataaaaagtacaataaaaaaaaaacaattgagcattatttgtaaaaacaaaatgtaaaaataaaaaaaatctaaaatatttttataaaatatgatgagcACATAACAAATATCAAATTAATATAGAACGTATTTGGTCATTGCAAACATTTCCTGGCTTTACCGCTTTTTTGGATTGTACGGAGGGAGAAAACATTATGTGTAGTTATGAGGAAATGCAATGAGACATTCTCATTCAGTTGTTCTAAAATTCAAAATAAGACAACAAGGCGGCCTTCAGCGGAAGTGCAACACTTCCAGTGTAAACAATTAGAAATATTTTCTGCACTGAGAGTTAATTTAATGGCAGAGGATCCAAAAATCTCCCTGGAATCTCCACCTCCTAAATGTTTGAAATTCACtgtcattaaaaaaaggaaagaaaaataaagttcaaaacCTTCTCAGTACATAATCCTGTAGATTTCCAAACATACAAATTACATCAACCAATATTTCTGAACAAATTAACCTACAGAATCATGGGACACcttgttctttcacacacacttaaaatcaGCTCTTTTCAGGAAAAACAGTAACATCAGCAgccttcatcctctctctcctcataaGCTTATGGTGGTAAGGCAgactgcatgctgggaaagcTGGAGATGGATGTCTAAGGCAGCAAATGAACCGGGAGCAACATTTTCCCCGGACTTCTGAAGGAAGGATGAACCAGACGTGAACTGGCCAACCTACCTGCAGATCAAACCCACCTCAAAAACAGAGCACAGAGgacttttccttctgttttcagTCAACGTGACGACTGCACGGgctgctttctgtctcctctcccagAACATTTAGTGTCAGTGTGGGGCAGTGAGTCAGGGAGGAGGGTGGCGGGAGTCGGTGTTCGACGGGCTGAAGGAGCGGAGAGTGAACATAGAAGTAGTGGGAGGCAGGTGAGGCTACTCGAAGGTCCAGACCTCCAGACTGTGGATGTTGAAGTCCTGCTGAGTGGAGAGCGGCTGGTTGTTGAAGGTGGCGCATTTGGTGGTGGTGCCTCGGTACAGCTCAGCGTCCAGCCACAGACCCAGCTGCCCGCTGCAGGGGACGGGGGACAAAGAGTCAGAAAACGTGCACAAACAGGCTCCAAATTTGCTGCGTAGCTGGTAGACGAActtaccctcctcctcccatctgCAGAGAATCAGTGTTGCCCTTCACAAAGTAAGAATTCTCCCCCGTCCAGCGGTACACCTGAAAACAGAGAGCAAACCATGTCTGATGTTGCCGTTTGAGGAATTAAGTTAAAGCTTACTTAAACAAATGTAGTACGAACCTTGATCTCAGGACAGAAGCTGTAGAGGAACGTCTCTCCTGTGCCATAGCAGTGTTCGCTCACTCTGAAGGGATGAGTCGAGAACGCCCCAAATATCTAATAAATGTGTATATAATAGAGAGAAGA
Above is a genomic segment from Pempheris klunzingeri isolate RE-2024b chromosome 18, fPemKlu1.hap1, whole genome shotgun sequence containing:
- the LOC139217500 gene encoding adenosine 5'-monophosphoramidase HINT3-like, giving the protein MQGNSSDSSSKMVENCIFCLIANDLDKETEVIKKNNELVCFRDIYPAAPHHYLVVPMEHIHSCLSLHRGHIGLVKRMAEMGKAVLRDQGITDNKDISLGFHQPPYTSVDHLHLHVLAPASQISEHIQYKFIPETTNFVTEEYLLKRLKNAHPQDKYYSVLK